The Deltaproteobacteria bacterium nucleotide sequence CCAGACGACTATGATATATACCCATGTGGCGACAAGAAATATTCTCGGGGTGCGGAGTCCGCTGGATAAATGATATTCTCTAATTCATTTTTTTTATCACTCCTTTTAATCATCCCTTTTCTCATCTGGCGGCAGATAAAGAGAAAAAGGGAGAGGTTTGTCCTGCCATTTTCATCTGTAAAGAGTTTTAAAGGTTACAAATCCCGTTTGTCAAAATACAGATGGATACTGGAGTATACATGGATAGTGGCACTTATCCTGCTCGTCATTGCATTTGCCCGACCTCAGATGATGCTGAAGGCAGACGGGCTGTCAAAGGAAGGGATTGATATTATGCTTGCAATAGATATTTCAGGCAGCATGAAAGAAGAGGGACTCATCGCCCAGAAATTAAAGGTAGTCCAGGCAATAGCAAAGGAATTTGTAAAGGGCAGAAAAACCGACCGTATAGGACTGGTTGCATTTGCAGGCGCTCCCCTGATGGTTTGTCCGCCCACAGATGATTATACTGTCCTGTCTGATTTTATAGATGGTATAAAGTTCGGTATGCTGCCTGATGGCACAGCATTAGGCGATGCAGTTGCATTATCAATAGATATTTTAAAACATGATAAGGCACGGGGCAGGATAATAATACTCTTAAGCGACGGCATAAATAATTCAGGAACCGTTGACCCTCTTGTATCTGCAAAGGCTGCGAGGGTAATGGGCGTAAGGGTTTATACAATAGAGGAAGGGTATGCAGCAGAACATTATCTTGTCCAGAGGCAGACAAACTGGGGTATGGACATTGACCTGTTAAAAGAGGTTGCAGATATAAGCGGCGGCACTCACTTTAAAATCTCTGATACAAGAAATCTATTGGCTGTATATAAGGAGATAGAAAAGATTGAAAAAGATAAACTCGCATCAACAAGGACTGAATATAATGATGTATATCAATATCTTCTCGTTTCAGCGATTTTAATATTTTTAACAGAGACTATCCTCTTAAATACAAGATTCAGTAAAATACCATAAACTGATATGCGATTTGCAAATCCATATATCTTATCTTTGCTGATGCTAATCCCCATTTTGCATTTATTCTATATATGGGCGCTCCGCCGTAAAACAAGACATGCCTCTGCCTTTGGATTATCCATTCCAAAAGACGGGAGGAGGAATATCTTTTTTTCAATCAGCCTGTTCTTTGTTGTCATTGCAATGGCAGGTCCGCAATTTGGGACAGAGGATGTAGTCGTGGGCAGGAAAAAGGTTGATGTTGTTATTGCAATTGATGCCTCTTTAAGCATGCTCGCAAGGGATGATAATAAATCAAGGCTTGATATTGCGAAAAGGATTTCAAGTAATCTGATTGAAAGTATTGGCGAGGCAAGGGTTGGGCTCATTGCATTTGCAGCAAAACCTGTTATTATGTCTCCGCTTACAACAGATATTAACATTGTAAAGACATTCCTTGACAGGCTGGATACAGGCATGTTCTGGAATCAGGGGACATCAATAAAACTTGCACTTGATGAAGGTGTGAATATAT carries:
- a CDS encoding VWA domain-containing protein, whose translation is MIFSNSFFLSLLLIIPFLIWRQIKRKRERFVLPFSSVKSFKGYKSRLSKYRWILEYTWIVALILLVIAFARPQMMLKADGLSKEGIDIMLAIDISGSMKEEGLIAQKLKVVQAIAKEFVKGRKTDRIGLVAFAGAPLMVCPPTDDYTVLSDFIDGIKFGMLPDGTALGDAVALSIDILKHDKARGRIIILLSDGINNSGTVDPLVSAKAARVMGVRVYTIEEGYAAEHYLVQRQTNWGMDIDLLKEVADISGGTHFKISDTRNLLAVYKEIEKIEKDKLASTRTEYNDVYQYLLVSAILIFLTETILLNTRFSKIP